The following are encoded together in the Montipora foliosa isolate CH-2021 chromosome 12, ASM3666993v2, whole genome shotgun sequence genome:
- the LOC137979922 gene encoding uncharacterized protein, with amino-acid sequence MSSIEEKLDVEGKLPPYYRRYVDDTLTVMPDLSTARDFLNTLNHAHAAIKFTMEVENGGMLPFLGIQLLNRAPRFETKVFVKPTNSGLLLHYHSHVDNRYKHGLLTTILDRAYRLSSSWSYFTEECERLKSVFSKLKYPKHLVDSIVKNFLNLRVADQSPLQSKSTTDNTTRVVIPFKDQESANIVKTQLKDLSVKLQTIVQPVFTSRKIAQEFSTSELKPQLIDQQCVVYNFKCDQCDAGYVGYTRGHLFVRVDGHRSKTSSVRKHYDNRHAGRIPDDLHNRFNVLKKCQNKFDCLVNEMLPIKQLRPCLNVQSDSIRAKVFV; translated from the coding sequence ATGTCGTCTATTGAAGAGAAATTAGATGTTGAGGGCAAGCTGCCACCTTATTATCGTCGATATGTTGACGACACACTCACTGTGATGCCTGATTTGTCTACAGCAAGGGACTTCCTCAACACCCTCAACCACGCCCACGCCGCCATCAAGTTCACTATGGAGGTCGAAAATGGTGGAATGCTCCCCTTCCTCGGTATTCAACTCCTAAACCGAGCGCCCCGTTTTGAGACTAAAGTATTCGTGAAGCCAACAAACAGTGGTCTGCTCCTCCATTACCACAGTCATGTCGATAATAGATACAAGCACGGCCTATTGACAACTATACTCGATCGCGCATATCGCCTGTCTTCGTCGTGGTCCTACTTCACTGAGGAGTGTGAACGACTGAAGTCTGTGTTCTCTAAACTGAAGTATCCCAAGCACCTTGTGGACTCCATTGTTAAAAACTTCCTAAACTTAAGGGTCGCCGACCAGTCTCCATTGCAATCAAAATCTACGACAGACAACACTACTCGGGTCGTCATACCCTTTAAAGACCAGGAGTCTGCTAATATCGTGAAGACACAATTAAAAGATCTTAGTGTGAAGCTCCAGACTATTGTCCAACCAGTGTTTACGAGCCGCAAGATTGCCCAGGAGTTCTCGACAAGCGAATTAAAGCCTCAGCTCATtgatcaacaatgcgttgtgtataacTTCAAGTGTGACCAGTGCGATGCTGGTTATGTCGGATACACCCGTGGCCATCTGTTCGTACGCGTTGATGGACATAGAAGCAAGACCTCGTCAGTGCGCAAACACTATGATAATAGACACGCAGGCAGGATTCCGGACGACCTTCACAATCGTtttaatgtgttgaaaaaatgccagaacaagttcgattgtctagttaatgagatgttacccattaaacaattaagaccatgtttaaatgtacaatcagactcaattcgggctaaggtctttgtttaa